One part of the Streptomyces sp. AM 2-1-1 genome encodes these proteins:
- the cobO gene encoding cob(I)yrinic acid a,c-diamide adenosyltransferase: MPQGQPTSVPEDGLTTRQRRNRPLLLVHTGIGKGKSTAAFGLALRAWNQGWPIGVFQFVKSAKWKVGEENALKVLGASGEGGTVAWHKMGEGWSWVQRGPSGENDNTANEEKAREGWAQVKRDLAAETYKLYVLDEFAYPLHWGWIDTEDVVETLRNRPGTQHVVITGRNAPQALLDAADLVTDMSKVKHPMDAGQKGQRGIEW; encoded by the coding sequence ATGCCGCAGGGACAGCCGACTTCGGTACCGGAGGACGGGCTCACCACCCGTCAGCGCCGCAACCGTCCGCTTCTTCTCGTGCACACCGGGATCGGCAAGGGGAAGTCGACGGCGGCCTTCGGGCTGGCGCTGCGCGCCTGGAACCAGGGATGGCCGATCGGGGTGTTCCAGTTCGTCAAGTCGGCGAAGTGGAAGGTCGGCGAGGAGAACGCGCTGAAGGTCCTCGGGGCCAGCGGCGAGGGCGGCACGGTCGCCTGGCACAAGATGGGCGAGGGCTGGTCGTGGGTCCAGCGCGGGCCGTCCGGGGAGAACGACAACACGGCGAACGAGGAGAAGGCCCGGGAGGGCTGGGCGCAGGTCAAGCGTGACCTCGCCGCGGAGACGTACAAGCTGTACGTGCTGGACGAGTTCGCCTATCCGCTGCACTGGGGGTGGATCGACACCGAGGACGTCGTGGAGACGCTCCGCAACCGGCCCGGCACCCAGCACGTGGTGATCACCGGCCGCAACGCGCCGCAGGCGCTGCTGGACGCTGCCGACCTGGTGACCGACATGTCGAAGGTGAAGCACCCGATGGACGCGGGCCAGAAGGGCCAGCGGGGCATCGAGTGGTGA
- the thpD gene encoding ectoine hydroxylase — MTTYARTDLYPSRGAAETITPRRDPVVWSAPGAPGPVPAQSLLTFERDGFLAVDQLLTPDEVAVYHAEMERLIADPSVRADERSIVEPASQKVRSVFEVHRISEVFARLVADERLVGAARQILGSDVYVHQSRINVKPGFGASGFYWHSDFETWHAEDGLPNMRTVSVSVALTENHDTNGGLMIMPGSHRSFLGCAGETPEDNYKKSLQMQDAGIPSDGALTEMAEAHGIKLFTGKAGSATWFDCNAMHGSGDNITPFPRSNVFIVFNSVENTAQEPFAAPVRRPEFIGARDFTPVR, encoded by the coding sequence ATGACCACGTACGCGCGCACCGACCTGTACCCCTCGCGCGGCGCCGCCGAGACGATCACTCCCCGCCGGGACCCGGTCGTCTGGTCCGCGCCGGGCGCCCCGGGCCCCGTGCCCGCCCAGAGTCTCCTCACCTTCGAGCGGGACGGCTTCCTCGCCGTCGACCAGCTGCTCACCCCGGACGAAGTCGCCGTGTACCACGCCGAGATGGAGCGGCTGATCGCCGATCCGTCGGTCCGGGCGGACGAGCGCTCGATCGTCGAGCCGGCGTCGCAGAAGGTCCGCTCGGTCTTCGAGGTGCACCGGATCAGCGAGGTGTTCGCGCGGCTGGTCGCCGACGAGCGGCTGGTGGGCGCGGCCCGGCAGATCCTCGGCTCGGACGTGTACGTCCACCAGTCCCGGATCAACGTGAAGCCGGGCTTCGGCGCCTCGGGCTTCTACTGGCACTCCGACTTCGAGACCTGGCACGCCGAGGACGGCCTGCCGAACATGCGGACCGTCTCCGTCTCCGTCGCGCTGACCGAGAACCACGACACCAACGGCGGGCTGATGATCATGCCGGGCTCGCACCGGTCGTTCCTCGGCTGCGCGGGCGAGACGCCGGAGGACAACTACAAGAAATCGCTCCAGATGCAGGACGCGGGCATCCCGTCCGACGGGGCGCTGACGGAGATGGCCGAGGCGCACGGCATCAAGCTCTTCACGGGCAAGGCGGGCTCGGCGACCTGGTTCGACTGCAACGCCATGCACGGATCGGGCGACAACATCACCCCGTTCCCGCGCAGCAACGTCTTCATCGTCTTCAACAGCGTGGAGAACACGGCCCAGGAGCCCTTCGCGGCGCCGGTCCGCCGCCCCGAGTTCATCGGAGCGCGCGACTTCACGCCGGTGCGCTAG
- a CDS encoding ectoine synthase encodes MIVRSFRDIENTDRHVKSASGTWESKRIVLAKEKVGFSLHETILYAGTETSMWYANHIEAVLCTQGEAELTNDDTGEKHWITPGTMYLLDGHEHHTLRPKTDFHCVCVFNPPVTGREDHDENGVYPLLTEEA; translated from the coding sequence GTGATCGTCCGTTCCTTCCGCGACATCGAGAACACCGACCGGCACGTGAAGTCCGCCTCCGGCACCTGGGAGAGCAAGCGGATCGTGCTCGCCAAGGAGAAGGTCGGCTTCTCGCTCCACGAGACCATCCTCTACGCCGGAACGGAGACGTCGATGTGGTACGCGAACCACATCGAGGCGGTCCTCTGCACCCAGGGGGAGGCCGAGCTGACCAACGACGACACCGGCGAGAAGCACTGGATCACTCCGGGCACCATGTACCTGCTCGACGGCCACGAGCACCACACGCTCCGGCCGAAGACCGACTTCCACTGCGTCTGCGTCTTCAATCCGCCCGTCACCGGACGGGAGGATCACGACGAGAACGGCGTCTATCCGCTGCTGACCGAGGAGGCCTGA
- a CDS encoding cobyrinate a,c-diamide synthase — MNGPRTLPRLVIAAPSSGSGKTTVATGLMAAFAARGLAVSPHKVGPDYIDPGYHALATGRPGRNLDAYMCGTSLVEPLFAHGSAGSELAVVEGVMGLFDGASGQGELASTAQVAKLLRAPVVLVVDASSQSRSVAALVHGFAAWDPMVRIGGVILNKVASDRHEMLLRDALEESGLPVLGVLRRAARVETPSRHLGLVPVAERRTDAVDAVAAMGERVRAGCDLDALLALARTAPPLLGDAWEPPVHASPGPRPVVAVAGGAAFTFAYAEHAELLTAAGAEVVSFDPLHDEKLPDGTAGLVVGGGFPEVYAPELSANEPLRRAVTALAESGAPVAAECAGLLYLARELDGRPMCGVLDASARMSERLTLGYREAVAVADSSLAAAGTRVRGHEFHRTVLEPGAGAVPAWGMHLPERRVEGFVRGGVHASYLHTHWAAAPQMARRFVERCGTVR; from the coding sequence GTGAACGGCCCCCGCACCCTTCCCCGTCTGGTGATCGCCGCGCCGTCCTCCGGCAGTGGCAAGACCACCGTCGCCACCGGGCTGATGGCCGCCTTCGCCGCGCGCGGACTCGCCGTCTCCCCGCACAAGGTGGGGCCCGACTACATAGATCCGGGCTACCACGCGCTGGCGACCGGGCGGCCGGGCCGCAACCTCGACGCGTACATGTGCGGGACCTCTCTGGTCGAGCCGCTCTTCGCGCACGGGTCGGCGGGCTCGGAACTGGCGGTCGTGGAGGGCGTGATGGGGCTCTTCGACGGGGCCTCGGGCCAGGGCGAACTGGCATCGACGGCGCAGGTCGCGAAGTTGCTGCGGGCTCCGGTGGTCCTGGTCGTCGACGCTTCCTCGCAGTCGCGTTCGGTGGCGGCCCTGGTGCACGGTTTTGCGGCCTGGGACCCGATGGTGCGGATCGGCGGGGTGATCCTCAACAAGGTGGCGTCCGACCGGCACGAGATGCTGCTCCGCGACGCCCTGGAGGAGTCCGGGCTGCCGGTGCTCGGGGTGCTGCGGCGGGCCGCGCGGGTGGAGACCCCGTCGCGCCATCTGGGGCTGGTGCCGGTGGCCGAGCGGCGCACGGACGCCGTGGACGCGGTGGCGGCGATGGGCGAACGCGTGCGGGCCGGCTGCGACCTGGACGCACTGCTGGCGCTGGCCCGGACCGCTCCCCCGCTCCTGGGCGATGCGTGGGAACCGCCGGTGCACGCGTCCCCCGGACCGCGGCCGGTGGTCGCCGTGGCGGGCGGGGCGGCGTTCACCTTCGCGTACGCCGAACACGCCGAACTGCTCACGGCGGCGGGCGCGGAGGTCGTCTCCTTCGACCCGCTCCACGACGAGAAGCTCCCCGACGGTACGGCGGGTCTGGTCGTGGGGGGCGGCTTCCCGGAGGTGTACGCCCCCGAGTTGTCGGCCAACGAGCCGCTGCGCCGGGCGGTCACGGCCCTCGCGGAGAGCGGGGCGCCGGTCGCGGCGGAGTGCGCGGGGCTGCTCTATCTGGCGCGCGAACTGGACGGCCGGCCGATGTGCGGGGTGCTGGACGCGAGCGCCCGGATGTCGGAGCGCCTGACGCTCGGTTACCGGGAAGCGGTGGCGGTCGCGGACAGCTCGCTCGCGGCGGCCGGGACCCGGGTGCGCGGCCACGAGTTCCACCGGACGGTGCTGGAGCCGGGCGCGGGGGCGGTACCGGCCTGGGGCATGCACCTGCCCGAACGCCGGGTGGAGGGCTTCGTCCGGGGCGGGGTGCACGCGAGCTATCTGCACACCCACTGGGCGGCGGCCCCGCAGATGGCCCGGCGCTTCGTGGAGCGGTGCGGCACGGTGCGCTGA
- a CDS encoding amidohydrolase family protein: MSDHNDHRDRHGHEERVLRVRGRVLVGPDEVRDELWSVDGRIAWERPPGADRADTLEGWALPGLVDAHCHVGLDRHGPVDAATTERQALTDREAGALLLRDAGSPSDTRWTDDRDDLPKIIRAGRHIARTRRYIRDYAHEIEPGDLVAHVAREARRGDGWVKLVGDWIDREVGDLTPCWPRGEVEAAIAEAHRLGARVTAHCFAEDSLRDLVEAGIDCVEHATGLTEETIPLFAERGVAIVPTLVNIATFPNLADGGEAKFPRWSAHLRRLHARRYDTVRAAHDAGIEVFVGTDAGGSLAHGLVAAEVAELVKAGIPPLDALSATTWGARRWLGRPALEEGAPADLVVYDEDPRADVRVLAAPRHVVLNGRVVGG; encoded by the coding sequence ATGAGCGATCACAACGATCACCGCGACCGCCACGGCCACGAAGAGCGCGTGCTGCGGGTGAGGGGACGGGTGCTCGTCGGCCCGGACGAGGTACGCGACGAACTCTGGTCCGTGGACGGCCGGATCGCCTGGGAACGGCCCCCGGGCGCGGACCGCGCGGACACCCTGGAGGGATGGGCCCTGCCCGGACTGGTCGACGCGCACTGCCACGTCGGCCTCGACCGCCACGGCCCCGTCGACGCGGCCACCACGGAGCGGCAGGCGCTCACCGACCGGGAGGCTGGCGCCCTGCTGCTCCGGGACGCCGGATCGCCCTCCGACACCCGCTGGACCGACGACCGGGACGACCTCCCGAAGATCATCAGAGCCGGCCGCCACATCGCGAGGACCCGCCGCTACATCCGCGACTACGCCCACGAGATCGAACCCGGCGACCTCGTCGCCCATGTGGCGCGCGAAGCCCGGCGCGGTGACGGCTGGGTCAAGCTGGTCGGCGACTGGATCGACCGGGAGGTGGGAGACCTCACCCCCTGCTGGCCGCGCGGGGAGGTGGAGGCCGCGATCGCCGAGGCGCACCGGCTCGGTGCCCGGGTCACCGCCCACTGCTTCGCCGAGGACTCGCTGCGCGATCTGGTGGAGGCCGGCATCGACTGCGTCGAGCACGCCACGGGCCTCACCGAGGAGACCATTCCGCTCTTCGCCGAACGCGGGGTCGCGATCGTGCCGACCCTCGTCAACATCGCCACCTTCCCGAACCTCGCGGACGGCGGCGAGGCCAAGTTCCCCCGCTGGTCCGCACATCTGCGCCGGCTCCACGCACGCCGCTACGACACCGTGCGTGCCGCCCACGACGCGGGCATCGAGGTCTTCGTCGGTACGGACGCCGGCGGCTCGCTCGCCCACGGCCTGGTGGCCGCCGAGGTCGCCGAGCTGGTCAAGGCCGGTATCCCGCCCCTGGACGCGCTCTCCGCGACCACCTGGGGAGCGAGGCGCTGGCTGGGCCGCCCCGCCCTGGAGGAGGGCGCCCCGGCCGACCTGGTCGTGTACGACGAGGACCCGCGCGCCGACGTACGCGTCCTGGCGGCGCCCCGCCACGTGGTGCTGAACGGCCGGGTGGTGGGCGGCTGA
- a CDS encoding aminotransferase class V-fold PLP-dependent enzyme, whose translation MTHPFLDLAPLTAAHFAAIEKRVAGLLATEQDVVITQGEALLPLEGCIRGAARPGTTALNVVTGPYGQTFGNWLRDCGAEVVDLAVPFHTAVTAEQVAAALAEHPEIDFVSLVHAEAATGNTNPVAEIGEVVRAHGALFMLDAVASVGAEPLLPDAWGVDLCVIGAQKAMGGPAGVSAVSVSGRAWERMAGNPQAPRHSYLSLLDWKQRWIDGGRKALLHAPAQLEMLALEACVERIESEGLEALMARHAAAAAATRAGALALGGGLTPYVHEARDAAPVATTLRVPEGVDASALVARALLAEPSLPLIAGGGALSREMIRVNHYGVDATRGAVLASLAALGSALAGTGRPVDLEAAREAVQETWPSA comes from the coding sequence GTGACGCACCCCTTCCTCGACCTTGCCCCGCTCACCGCCGCGCACTTCGCGGCCATCGAGAAGCGGGTGGCCGGTCTCCTCGCCACCGAGCAGGACGTGGTCATCACGCAGGGCGAGGCGCTGCTGCCCCTGGAGGGCTGTATCCGGGGCGCCGCCCGGCCCGGCACGACCGCGCTCAACGTCGTCACCGGCCCGTACGGGCAAACCTTCGGGAACTGGCTGCGGGACTGCGGCGCCGAGGTCGTCGACCTCGCGGTGCCGTTCCACACGGCCGTCACCGCCGAGCAGGTCGCCGCGGCCCTGGCCGAGCACCCGGAGATCGACTTCGTCTCCCTGGTGCACGCCGAGGCGGCGACCGGGAACACCAACCCGGTCGCGGAGATCGGTGAGGTGGTCCGGGCCCACGGCGCGCTCTTCATGCTGGACGCGGTCGCCTCGGTGGGCGCCGAGCCGCTGCTGCCGGACGCGTGGGGTGTGGACCTGTGCGTGATCGGCGCGCAGAAGGCGATGGGCGGCCCGGCGGGTGTCTCGGCGGTCTCGGTCAGCGGGCGCGCCTGGGAGCGGATGGCCGGCAACCCGCAGGCTCCGCGCCACTCCTACCTCTCCCTGCTGGACTGGAAGCAGCGCTGGATCGACGGGGGCCGCAAGGCGCTGCTGCACGCACCGGCACAGCTGGAGATGCTGGCGCTGGAGGCGTGCGTGGAGCGCATCGAGTCGGAGGGCCTGGAGGCCCTCATGGCGCGTCACGCCGCTGCTGCGGCCGCCACCCGGGCGGGCGCGCTCGCGCTGGGCGGCGGGCTGACCCCGTACGTCCACGAGGCACGCGACGCCGCGCCGGTCGCCACGACGCTGCGGGTCCCGGAGGGTGTGGACGCCTCCGCGCTGGTGGCGCGGGCACTCCTCGCGGAGCCCTCGCTGCCGCTGATCGCGGGCGGCGGGGCGCTGTCCCGGGAGATGATCCGGGTCAACCACTACGGAGTGGACGCCACGCGCGGAGCTGTTCTCGCCTCCCTCGCGGCGCTCGGGTCCGCGCTGGCCGGCACCGGTCGGCCGGTCGATCTGGAAGCTGCCCGCGAGGCCGTCCAGGAAACCTGGCCGAGCGCGTGA
- a CDS encoding sulfurtransferase encodes MDETVVIPPFLRVEEVEALPGRVVLADVRWYLDGRSGRAAYEGGHLPGAVFVDLDRWLTGPATPTGGRNPLPRPEVFAEGMRALGIDDDSVVVAYDDQGGVIAARLVWMLRVTGRRAAILDGGPDAYTEAHPDSLTPDEPEPAREGDFSVRAWPAGALAEADDLAGPDVLTVDARNRDRFAGAQDPVDPRPGHVPGAVNVPCRENLDGLGRLLPVRAVRENFAAGGVVAATASQVVSYCGSGVTACHNLLTLEHTGLGSGRLYVGGWSAYSRDEARPVETGPGR; translated from the coding sequence ATGGACGAGACTGTGGTGATCCCGCCGTTCCTGCGGGTCGAGGAGGTGGAAGCGCTGCCGGGGCGAGTGGTCCTCGCCGATGTGCGGTGGTACCTGGACGGCCGCTCCGGGCGGGCCGCGTACGAAGGGGGCCACCTGCCGGGAGCGGTCTTCGTGGACCTCGACCGCTGGCTCACGGGGCCCGCGACGCCGACGGGTGGCCGGAACCCGCTGCCCCGACCCGAGGTGTTCGCCGAGGGGATGCGGGCGCTGGGGATCGACGACGACTCCGTCGTCGTGGCCTACGACGACCAGGGCGGCGTCATCGCGGCCCGGCTGGTGTGGATGCTCCGCGTCACCGGGCGCCGCGCCGCGATCCTCGACGGCGGGCCGGACGCGTACACCGAGGCGCACCCCGACTCCCTCACGCCGGACGAACCGGAGCCCGCCCGCGAGGGCGACTTCTCCGTACGCGCCTGGCCGGCCGGAGCGCTGGCCGAGGCGGACGATCTCGCCGGGCCGGACGTCCTGACGGTCGACGCCCGCAACCGGGACCGTTTCGCCGGAGCGCAGGACCCGGTGGACCCCCGCCCCGGCCACGTACCCGGCGCGGTGAACGTGCCCTGCCGGGAGAACCTGGACGGGCTGGGCCGCCTGCTGCCCGTGCGAGCGGTCCGGGAGAACTTCGCCGCCGGGGGAGTGGTCGCCGCCACCGCGTCGCAGGTGGTCTCCTACTGCGGCTCGGGCGTGACGGCCTGCCACAACCTGCTGACCCTGGAGCACACGGGCCTCGGCAGCGGCCGGCTCTACGTCGGCGGCTGGTCCGCCTACAGCCGGGACGAGGCGCGTCCCGTGGAGACCGGACCCGGGCGCTGA
- the ectA gene encoding diaminobutyrate acetyltransferase, which translates to MEDGAALWRIARDSEVLDLNSSYSYLLWCRDFAATSVVARDEEGGPVAFVTGYVRPDRPRTLVVWQVAVDDAYRGRGLAATLLDALTERVAAEQGLVAVETTVTPDNTASNRLFTSYAERHGAGLEREVLFGGELFPEETHLPEVLYRIGPFGS; encoded by the coding sequence GTGGAGGACGGGGCCGCGCTGTGGCGCATCGCCCGCGACTCCGAGGTCCTCGACCTCAACTCCTCGTACAGCTACCTGCTCTGGTGCCGTGACTTCGCCGCGACCTCCGTGGTCGCCCGCGACGAGGAGGGCGGGCCGGTCGCCTTCGTGACCGGTTACGTCCGCCCGGACCGCCCGCGGACGCTCGTCGTGTGGCAGGTCGCGGTCGACGACGCGTACCGGGGCCGCGGGCTCGCCGCCACGCTGCTGGACGCGCTGACCGAACGGGTCGCCGCGGAACAGGGGCTGGTGGCGGTGGAGACGACCGTCACGCCCGACAACACCGCGTCGAACCGGCTGTTCACCTCGTACGCCGAGCGGCACGGCGCGGGGCTGGAGCGCGAGGTGCTCTTCGGCGGGGAGTTGTTCCCCGAGGAGACGCATCTTCCGGAAGTCCTGTACCGCATCGGCCCGTTCGGCAGCTGA
- a CDS encoding ZIP family metal transporter produces MAVFVALGAFLMTLAGGWVAQRVTDRRHLVLGFAGGLMLGVVGLDLLPEAIDAAGRTVAGVPAALLLFVGGFLVAHLVERLLAVRQAAHGAGEERVPQVGLTAAAAMVGHSLMDGVALGAAFQVGAGMGAAVALAVITHDFADGFNTYTLTSLYGNNRRKAFFMLFADAIAPIVGAATTLVFTLPEELLGAYLGFFSGALLYLAAAEILPEAHHDHPARSTVLCTVAGVGFIWLVVGIAD; encoded by the coding sequence ATGGCGGTGTTCGTCGCGCTCGGCGCGTTCCTGATGACTCTGGCCGGCGGCTGGGTCGCGCAACGCGTCACCGACCGCCGGCACCTGGTGCTCGGCTTCGCCGGCGGACTGATGCTCGGCGTGGTCGGCCTCGACCTCCTGCCGGAGGCGATCGATGCGGCGGGGCGGACGGTGGCGGGGGTGCCCGCCGCCCTGCTGTTGTTCGTGGGAGGGTTCCTGGTGGCCCATCTGGTGGAGCGTCTGCTCGCCGTACGCCAAGCGGCACACGGGGCGGGTGAGGAACGCGTGCCCCAGGTGGGGCTGACGGCGGCGGCGGCGATGGTGGGCCACAGCCTGATGGACGGGGTCGCGCTCGGCGCCGCCTTCCAAGTCGGCGCCGGGATGGGGGCCGCCGTCGCACTCGCCGTCATCACCCACGACTTCGCCGACGGATTCAACACCTACACCCTTACCAGTCTCTACGGGAACAATCGCCGCAAGGCGTTCTTCATGCTCTTCGCGGACGCTATCGCCCCGATCGTGGGCGCGGCGACCACCCTCGTGTTCACTCTTCCGGAGGAACTGCTCGGCGCCTATCTCGGATTCTTCAGCGGGGCGCTCCTCTACCTCGCCGCCGCCGAGATCCTGCCCGAGGCCCACCACGACCACCCGGCCCGCTCCACCGTGCTCTGCACCGTCGCCGGGGTCGGCTTCATCTGGCTGGTCGTCGGCATCGCCGACTGA
- the cobC gene encoding Rv2231c family pyridoxal phosphate-dependent protein CobC: MTTTAAGSPDPSAAPPAGAALVVGVGARRGVPAEEVSALIEQVLRTAGLAVSDVVELATVEAKTAEPGIVAAAARLGVPLRGRPVAELIRVPVPGPSAEVGAVVGTPSVAEAAALCAADELVVPKTKSARATCAVARRSGVRTVLPAAESSAGPVTDGAAPTTMAAMTPPTRYIESGGPDLRHHGDVEVRGRHLTDLAVNVRTNTPPHWLRERIAASLGGLAAYPDGRTARAAVAARHGLPTDRVLLTAGAAEAFVLLARALPARRPVVVHPQFTEPEAALRAAGHEVRRVVLRAEDGFRLDPAAVPEDADLVIVGNPTNPTSVLHPAGVLEALARPGRTLVVDEAFMDAVPGEREALCGRTDVPGLVVLRSLTKTWGLAGLRIGYVLAEPAVIALLEEAQPLWPVSSPALAAAEACMEPRALAEAACAAEHIAVDRAHLLAGIEEFGEIEVVAPAEGPFVLIRLAGAAELREGLRSLGFAARRGDTFPGLGPEWLRLAVRDRVTTNRFLQALDLALQALPVGSGRPVG; encoded by the coding sequence GTGACGACCACAGCCGCAGGGTCCCCGGACCCCTCCGCCGCGCCGCCCGCCGGTGCGGCGCTCGTCGTCGGCGTCGGCGCCCGCCGGGGCGTGCCCGCGGAGGAGGTGTCCGCGTTGATCGAACAGGTGTTGCGGACGGCGGGGCTTGCCGTCTCCGACGTGGTCGAGCTGGCCACCGTGGAGGCGAAGACGGCGGAGCCCGGCATCGTGGCGGCGGCGGCGCGGCTGGGGGTGCCGCTGCGCGGCCGGCCGGTGGCGGAACTGATCCGGGTGCCGGTGCCGGGTCCCTCCGCGGAGGTCGGCGCGGTGGTGGGCACGCCGTCGGTGGCGGAGGCGGCGGCGCTCTGCGCGGCGGACGAACTGGTCGTGCCGAAGACGAAGTCGGCGCGGGCGACCTGCGCGGTGGCCCGTCGGAGCGGGGTACGCACGGTTCTTCCGGCAGCGGAATCTTCCGCCGGGCCGGTGACGGACGGCGCCGCGCCCACCACCATGGCTGCCATGACTCCCCCCACGCGGTACATCGAGAGCGGCGGGCCCGACCTGCGTCACCACGGCGACGTGGAGGTACGGGGCCGGCATCTGACCGATCTCGCCGTGAACGTCCGGACGAACACCCCTCCGCACTGGCTGCGGGAACGCATAGCGGCTTCCCTCGGCGGGCTCGCCGCCTACCCGGACGGCCGCACGGCGCGGGCCGCGGTCGCCGCCCGGCACGGACTTCCGACGGACCGGGTGCTGCTCACCGCCGGGGCCGCCGAGGCGTTCGTGCTCCTCGCCCGGGCGCTGCCGGCCCGGCGGCCGGTCGTGGTGCACCCGCAGTTCACGGAACCGGAGGCCGCGCTGCGCGCGGCGGGGCACGAGGTGCGGCGGGTGGTCCTGCGGGCGGAGGACGGCTTCCGCCTCGACCCGGCGGCCGTGCCGGAGGACGCCGATCTGGTGATCGTCGGCAATCCGACCAACCCGACGTCCGTGCTGCACCCCGCAGGTGTGCTCGAAGCGCTGGCGAGACCGGGGCGGACCCTCGTGGTGGACGAGGCGTTCATGGACGCGGTGCCCGGGGAGCGCGAGGCGCTCTGCGGGCGTACGGACGTCCCCGGCCTCGTCGTGCTGCGCAGCCTCACCAAGACGTGGGGGCTGGCGGGGCTGCGGATCGGCTACGTACTGGCCGAGCCGGCCGTGATCGCCCTGCTGGAGGAGGCGCAGCCGCTGTGGCCGGTGTCGTCGCCCGCCCTGGCCGCCGCCGAGGCGTGCATGGAGCCCCGGGCCCTGGCGGAGGCCGCCTGCGCGGCGGAGCACATCGCGGTGGACCGGGCCCATCTCCTCGCGGGCATCGAGGAGTTCGGCGAGATCGAGGTGGTGGCCCCGGCCGAGGGGCCGTTCGTGCTGATCCGGCTGGCGGGCGCGGCCGAGCTGCGGGAAGGGCTGCGCTCCCTGGGGTTCGCCGCCCGGCGCGGGGACACCTTCCCCGGGCTCGGGCCCGAGTGGCTGCGGCTCGCGGTCCGGGACCGGGTGACCACCAACCGCTTCCTCCAGGCGCTGGACCTGGCGCTCCAGGCGCTGCCGGTGGGGTCCGGGAGACCGGTGGGGTGA